The following proteins come from a genomic window of Methanosarcina sp. MTP4:
- a CDS encoding helix-turn-helix domain-containing protein: MNVADKVIKAAFESDEVFQKTLSTVIKEDLNLTAVDFAKHANIPPSTLYKILSGNRDPNIKTLRQIVKTIREIKESDSGEFIAVIAARSVLDNIVETKKKIAGRLVTIREYSATSMEEAIIAAVHAERDGAKALVCAPIVSPTVEKILNIPVTTIIPKGSLIDAIELAMKKME, encoded by the coding sequence ATGAATGTTGCAGACAAGGTTATTAAAGCTGCATTTGAATCCGACGAAGTATTTCAAAAAACTCTTTCCACTGTAATTAAGGAAGATCTGAACCTCACTGCTGTTGATTTTGCCAAGCATGCAAATATCCCCCCAAGCACCCTCTACAAGATCCTTTCAGGGAACAGGGACCCGAACATAAAGACCCTGCGCCAGATAGTGAAGACTATCCGGGAAATCAAGGAATCCGATAGTGGAGAATTTATCGCGGTCATCGCTGCCCGCTCGGTGCTCGATAACATAGTGGAGACAAAGAAAAAGATCGCAGGCAGGCTGGTGACTATCAGGGAGTACTCGGCAACTTCCATGGAAGAGGCAATTATTGCAGCCGTACATGCTGAAAGGGATGGGGCCAAGGCCCTTGTCTGCGCTCCCATCGTAAGCCCCACGGTAGAAAAGATTCTGAACATCCCGGTCACAACCATCATCCCAAAAGGCAGTCTGATAGACGCAATCGAGCTTGCCATGAAGAAAATGGAATGA